The proteins below are encoded in one region of Sphingobium yanoikuyae:
- a CDS encoding glycosyltransferase family 4 protein encodes MRIAIVTDAWTPQVNGVVRTLQTIQAELEHMGHEVKVISPDLYGSIPCPTYPEIRLALVRSGVVGQAIAAFRPDAVHLATEGPLCFAARRWCLRGNVPFTTAYHTHFPDYVSQRTGLPAAWFWRYIRWFHGPAQAVLVSTRSVRQQLRAHGVANVRKWGRGVDLNTFAGDLAPSALLADLPRPIQLYVGRVAVEKNLEAFLASEHPGTKLIVGDGPARGALERAYPDARFLGAQFGADLAAIYAGADVFVFPSRTDTFGLVMIEALAAGTPVAAYPVTGPIDIVTPETGALSERLEDAIAAALLCDRAACAAYGRSFSWERSAQEFLAGLHPIDPVVMDSAA; translated from the coding sequence ATGCGGATCGCGATCGTCACCGACGCCTGGACGCCGCAGGTCAATGGCGTGGTGCGCACGCTGCAGACGATCCAGGCCGAACTGGAGCATATGGGCCATGAGGTGAAGGTGATCTCGCCCGATCTCTACGGCTCCATTCCCTGTCCGACCTATCCGGAAATCCGGCTGGCGCTGGTGCGATCGGGCGTGGTGGGGCAGGCGATCGCCGCCTTCCGTCCCGATGCCGTCCATCTGGCGACCGAAGGGCCGCTCTGCTTTGCCGCCCGGCGCTGGTGCCTGCGCGGCAACGTGCCCTTCACCACTGCCTATCACACCCACTTTCCCGATTATGTGTCGCAGCGCACCGGCCTGCCGGCGGCCTGGTTCTGGCGCTATATTCGCTGGTTCCACGGCCCGGCACAGGCGGTGCTGGTGTCGACCCGGTCGGTGCGGCAGCAATTGCGCGCCCATGGCGTCGCCAATGTCCGCAAATGGGGCAGGGGCGTGGACCTCAACACCTTTGCTGGCGATCTCGCCCCCTCGGCCCTGCTGGCGGACCTGCCGCGCCCGATCCAGCTCTATGTCGGCCGGGTCGCGGTCGAGAAAAATCTTGAAGCCTTCCTGGCGAGCGAGCATCCCGGAACCAAGCTGATCGTCGGCGACGGCCCGGCCCGCGGTGCGCTGGAACGCGCCTATCCCGATGCCCGTTTCCTGGGCGCGCAGTTCGGTGCCGATCTGGCGGCCATCTATGCCGGCGCGGACGTGTTCGTCTTCCCCAGCCGCACCGACACGTTCGGGCTGGTGATGATCGAGGCGCTGGCCGCTGGCACGCCGGTCGCGGCCTATCCGGTCACCGGGCCGATCGATATCGTCACGCCGGAAACCGGTGCCCTGTCGGAGCGGCTGGAGGATGCCATCGCCGCCGCGCTGCTGTGCGATCGGGCCGCCTGTGCCGCCTATGGGCGTAGCTTTAGTTGGGAACGCAGCGCGCAGGAATTTCTGGCCGGATTGCATCCGATCGATCCGGTGGTGATGGACAGCGCCGCCTGA
- a CDS encoding UDP-2,3-diacylglucosamine diphosphatase, translating to MDAITRLPFLSELEEGADDRFHIPEREGARRRYRTIWISDIHLGTRGCNATMLIDFLDSVDSDTIYLVGDIIDGWRLKKRFYWPAAHNDVLWRIMKRAKRGTRVVYIPGNHDEMFRQFTGMNFGGVEIRRKAIHETADGRKLLVLHGDEFDTIMLAHRWLAFVGDAAYTTLMRLNVVVNAVRRRMGLPYWSLSKMAKHKVKNAVSFISRFEEVVAHEAGARGVDGVVCGHIHNAEMREIEGIEYYNDGDWVEGCTALVEHASGAMEVLHWADEIAKRGEKTPALMAA from the coding sequence ATGGACGCCATCACGCGCTTGCCCTTCCTGAGCGAACTGGAAGAGGGGGCTGACGACCGCTTCCACATCCCCGAACGGGAAGGCGCGCGTCGCCGCTATCGCACCATCTGGATTTCCGACATCCATCTGGGCACGCGCGGCTGCAACGCGACGATGCTGATCGATTTCCTGGACAGCGTCGACAGCGACACCATCTATCTGGTCGGCGACATCATCGACGGCTGGCGGCTCAAGAAGCGCTTCTACTGGCCGGCCGCGCATAATGACGTGCTGTGGCGGATCATGAAGCGGGCCAAGCGCGGCACGCGCGTCGTCTATATTCCCGGCAATCATGACGAGATGTTCCGCCAGTTCACCGGCATGAATTTCGGCGGGGTCGAGATCCGCCGCAAGGCGATCCACGAGACCGCCGACGGGCGCAAGCTGCTGGTGCTGCATGGCGACGAGTTCGACACGATCATGCTGGCGCATCGCTGGCTCGCCTTCGTGGGGGACGCGGCATACACCACCCTGATGCGCCTCAATGTGGTGGTCAACGCGGTGCGCCGGCGCATGGGCCTGCCTTATTGGTCACTGTCCAAGATGGCCAAGCACAAGGTCAAGAATGCCGTGTCCTTCATCTCCCGCTTCGAGGAAGTGGTGGCGCATGAAGCCGGCGCGCGTGGCGTCGACGGCGTGGTGTGCGGCCATATCCACAATGCCGAGATGCGCGAGATCGAGGGAATCGAATATTATAATGATGGCGACTGGGTGGAGGGCTGCACCGCGCTGGTCGAACATGCCAGCGGCGCGATGGAGGTGCTGCACTGGGCCGACGAGATCGCCAAGCGCGGCGAAAAGACGCCGGCGCTGATGGCGGCCTGA
- a CDS encoding DUF1192 domain-containing protein encodes MDMDNDLPRKADDPLAQLLRQDLGPLSVAELEARIRALETEITRTRTKIESAVNHKATAEALFKR; translated from the coding sequence ATGGACATGGACAATGATCTGCCGAGGAAGGCCGATGATCCGCTGGCCCAACTGCTCCGACAGGATCTGGGTCCCCTGTCCGTTGCGGAACTGGAAGCGCGCATCAGGGCGCTGGAAACCGAAATCACCCGCACTCGAACAAAAATTGAAAGCGCCGTTAACCACAAGGCAACTGCCGAGGCGTTATTCAAGCGATGA
- a CDS encoding NAD(P)H-quinone oxidoreductase, with protein MILDSFTIPSQMTAIGIPVPGGPDALVPEQRPVPVPGEDEVLIRVAAAGVNRPDVLQRQGKYPPPPGASDIPGLEVAGTIVAAGRSADMLVGQRVCALLPGGGYAEYAIAPAGQCLPVPADYDLVEAAALPETLFTVWTNLFERAYVVGGDRVLVHGGTSGIGTMAISLCRLFDIEIIVTCGSDDKCAQALEWGASHAINYKSQDYVAEVKRITGGQGVQAVLDMVGGDYVPRNIECMAEDGRHVSIAVLGGAKTSIFLPTVMSKRLTLTGSTLRPRSSGFKSLVADEIMRTVWPFVEQGKLRPAMDQRFALADAAKAHARMDAGEHFGKIVLTV; from the coding sequence ATGATCCTCGACAGTTTCACGATTCCATCGCAGATGACGGCCATCGGCATCCCGGTGCCGGGCGGTCCCGACGCCCTGGTGCCCGAACAGCGGCCGGTGCCGGTGCCCGGCGAGGATGAGGTGCTGATCCGCGTCGCCGCCGCCGGCGTCAACCGGCCCGACGTGCTGCAGCGGCAGGGCAAATATCCGCCGCCGCCCGGCGCGTCCGACATTCCCGGACTCGAGGTGGCGGGCACGATCGTCGCCGCCGGCCGGTCTGCCGACATGCTGGTCGGCCAGCGCGTCTGCGCGCTGCTGCCGGGCGGGGGCTATGCCGAATATGCGATTGCGCCGGCCGGCCAATGCCTGCCGGTGCCCGCGGACTATGACCTGGTCGAGGCGGCGGCGCTGCCCGAAACCCTGTTCACCGTGTGGACCAACCTGTTCGAGCGCGCCTATGTGGTCGGCGGCGACCGCGTGCTGGTCCATGGCGGCACCAGCGGCATCGGCACCATGGCGATCTCGCTCTGCCGCCTGTTCGACATAGAGATCATCGTTACCTGCGGCAGCGACGACAAATGCGCGCAGGCGCTCGAATGGGGCGCTTCCCATGCGATCAATTACAAGAGCCAGGACTATGTCGCCGAGGTGAAGCGCATCACCGGCGGGCAGGGGGTGCAGGCGGTGCTCGACATGGTCGGCGGCGACTATGTCCCGCGCAACATCGAATGCATGGCGGAAGATGGCCGCCATGTGTCGATCGCGGTGCTGGGCGGGGCCAAGACCAGCATCTTCCTGCCGACGGTGATGTCCAAGCGCCTGACCCTGACCGGATCGACGCTGCGGCCGCGCTCCTCGGGCTTCAAGAGCCTGGTCGCGGACGAGATCATGCGCACCGTCTGGCCCTTCGTCGAACAGGGCAAGCTGCGCCCGGCAATGGACCAGCGCTTTGCCCTTGCCGACGCGGCCAAGGCCCATGCCCGCATGGATGCCGGCGAACATTTCGGGAAGATCGTGCTGACGGTGTGA
- a CDS encoding DUF1013 domain-containing protein codes for MPHATASWLVDNSALSFDQIAEFCGLHILEVQAIADDTAGIKYTGRDPVRAHEITMDEIHKGESNPDYKLKMLKGPEPVRRTKGPRYTPVSKRQDKPDGIAWILRNHPEISDGAIGKLIGTTRTTIAAIRDRSHWNISNITPKDPVTLGLCSQRELDALVSKAAKKAGIEMPTDSRLDGDREALIEELRREREDNARRIEQALKSESELISGAATILDPFSSNKGEV; via the coding sequence ATGCCCCATGCGACCGCCAGCTGGCTGGTCGACAATAGCGCTCTGAGCTTCGACCAGATCGCGGAATTCTGCGGGCTCCACATCCTGGAAGTCCAGGCCATCGCCGATGACACTGCCGGCATCAAATATACCGGCCGCGATCCGGTGCGCGCCCATGAAATCACCATGGACGAAATCCACAAGGGCGAGAGCAATCCCGACTATAAGCTCAAGATGCTCAAGGGCCCCGAGCCGGTCCGCCGCACCAAGGGCCCGCGCTACACCCCGGTCAGCAAGCGCCAGGACAAGCCCGATGGCATCGCCTGGATCCTGCGCAACCATCCGGAGATTTCGGACGGCGCGATCGGCAAGCTGATCGGCACCACTCGCACCACCATCGCCGCGATCCGCGATCGCAGCCACTGGAACATCAGCAATATCACGCCCAAGGATCCGGTGACGCTGGGCCTGTGCTCGCAGCGCGAACTGGATGCGCTGGTCAGCAAAGCGGCGAAGAAGGCCGGCATCGAGATGCCGACCGATTCGCGTCTGGATGGCGATCGTGAGGCGCTGATCGAGGAACTGCGCCGCGAGCGCGAGGATAATGCGCGCCGCATCGAGCAGGCGCTCAAGAGCGAGTCCGAGCTGATTTCGGGTGCCGCGACGATCCTCGATCCGTTCAGCAGCAACAAGGGCGAGGTCTGA